One stretch of Sylvia atricapilla isolate bSylAtr1 chromosome 4, bSylAtr1.pri, whole genome shotgun sequence DNA includes these proteins:
- the RAB33B gene encoding ras-related protein Rab-33B, whose translation MAAGDVESSLELSLTGSGALPGALPPARSRIFKIIVIGDSNVGKTCLTYRFCAGRFPQRTEATIGVDFRERAVTIDGERIKIQLWDTAGQERFRKSMVQHYYRNVHAVVFVYDMTNIASFQSLPSWIEECKQHLLANDIPRILVGNKCDLRNAIQVPTDLAQKFADTHSMPLFETSAKNPNDNDHVEAIFMTLAHKLKSHKPLMLSQPPDHDEIHIKPEPKPITSCWC comes from the exons ATGGCGGCGGGGGACGTGGAGTCCTCGCTGGAGCTCAGCCTGACGGGCTCCGGGGCGCTGCCCGGCGCGCTGCCCCCCGCCCGCTCGCGCATCTTCAAGATCATCGTCATCGGGGACTCCAACGTGGGCAAGACGTGCCTCACCTACCGCTTCTGCGCCGGCCGCTTTCCGCAGCGCACCGAGGCCACCATCGGCGTGGACTTCCGCGAGCGGGCCGTCACCATCGACGGCGAGCGCATCAAG ATACAGCTCTGGGATACTGCGGGCCAGGAGCGCTTCAGGAAGAGCATGGTGCAGCACTACTACAGGAATGTCCATGCCGTGGTGTTTGTGTATGATATGACAAACATTGCCAGTTTCCAGAGCCTGCCCTCCTGGATAGAGGAATGCAAACAGCACCTGCTTGCCAACGATATCCCACGGATTCTGGTTGGAAATAAGTGTGACCTGAGAAATGCTATTCAGGTGCCCACGGACCTGGCCCAGAAGTTTGCTGACACTCACAGCATGCCATTGTTTGAAACCTCTGCCAAGAACCCCAATGACAATGACCATGTGGAGGCCATTTTCATGACACTGGCTCACAAGCTTAAAAGTCACAAGCCATTAATGCTTAGTCAACCCCCAGATCATGATGAAATACATATAAAGCCTGAACCAAAACCTATCACATCCTGCTGGTGTTAG